The following nucleotide sequence is from Choristoneura fumiferana chromosome 22, NRCan_CFum_1, whole genome shotgun sequence.
cggtgcttgagtttctccagcgataccgttgactattggtatatcgaagtgttaaagtgtttgtataacaacgccactatgttggtccgagtacaggaacagaattcgaatgcgattcctttgaaaacaggcgtaagatacgtagatgtcatatctctgaaactgtttactgccgcttttgaagacgccttcaagcttctggaatggaaaggactaggcatctcaCCGGCGAacacatcactcaccttcggtttgccgacgatatcgtggttatggcaaagtcgatggaagaactcagtacgctactcgaaaacctcaatcgagtgtcaagaacaggtgtctactcctattttggttgagaattcggttcttgaagttgtagacgcatatgtatacataggaaaaaccatcaaattaggtaagttcaacttcgaggattgaccaatcgtcgaatccaacacagatgggcaccgtttggaaaactcagcaatgtcttttcgttcaaaattcctcagtgccttaagacgaaagtctttttaaaccaatgtgtgttgccagtgatgacaatacatatggatcggagacgtggtgcttcactatagcccttataaataggctcagagttgctcagcgagctatggagagagctatgctcgggatttctctacgagattgaattagaaatgaggagatatgtagaagaacaagggtcaccattatcgacatagccaaacaaattagctcgttgaagtcgtggcaataggcaggccatttataggatggagaacgtatggctgttggggccgaaaagttccaacgagatggaaggatgacctagttaaagcggcgggttcgcggtggatgcaactagagggctatgggggaggcctatgtccaagagtggacatcctgcggatgtgatgatcacgatgatgatgaaatacattacttttaaaactttttatataattttcatgtgcgatcataataaacaagcacaaggaacaagtgtcatattgtgagtacctaatgggcaatgtcgtttgtaataagcattaattattatttatttcgtcattgcgaataatcacgtacagtcgagttcataaacatgtgagcaaatatttgataaaaaatatctgaacatgactattgctaacggcgtagaagatagatagatagatagtcacatgttgttgaaaaaattatcaaaatatccgaggaataaagtttcatatgcctatagacctcggttcacaaagtcaaactccgacaaagatagttctatattctcttaacaccgaatttttggctgtgcgttcccacgaaaacaattacatattactttaagacccagaattccttgaaagccttaacatttaaaaaagattgctactaaaaagtaatcctgacaactctagtaaaaactatacttaattgcattgacgaattcctattacttacaaagctataatcaaattaaactaagcgaaaattcaaatgcccctagtgaaaagtaacaattttgcagaagtgactttattcgtcGGATGGGACGAAATGAATCTTAATTTAGCTGAAATTTATTGTCATTTTAGACTATGGTTATAACACTTCATGTTTGTGTTCTCTACATGACTTATTAAACAATTTACTGAAATATCTAcctacgtgaaaaaaaaacaaaagaatattaGGTAGCCAATAATTGCGTTTCAGGTTACACGCATATAAAAAACATCTATCTTTTACGCACGCGATGACTTAATGGTTTGTGTCTATAATGATAAAAACTAGCACGCTCATCCATCAATaacttatttgttatttttttttattataaataggtGACATTGTAAGAATTAATATTTTCCGCTGTGCTCTTCTccacaaaacaaacttttgatTAAGTGCTAATAAATAAGCCCATTACAGAACTGAGTTGAATGAGAATTTATTTCCCTCTGTTTATAAATTGAATCTTCTTGCACTAAAAGCAACATTTGATTTGAGAAAATACTGTCCTGGATATCCAAGGTCGTTGGGGTCCGTCGGATTCGCAGTAAATCAGAGTATTATAAAGCCCCTCCCTTTTCTTTGCTAAAACGGAATCATGGAAAATATTCTTTTTGATGCTGGCTAACTGAAtcataaaaagtacctactcgtcAACTTTTTCTGGGTACTTTCGTTGCTTTTTTCTAcgaaatttaaatacaatttctGTTTGCTTTTGAAATCCTTCGCCTATGTACCTACAAGTCAAATTTACTGTAACGCTCTTAAATCGTACGGCAAACGAAAAAAACCTTTTTGCGTTTATACTAGTCGCAAGGTTTATTTTCTTAACCTTTTCTACTTTTACCGATACAGGGTCACAAAGAACGCTATAACACGCAGGCACGGTTGGCCCGACCCTTTACTTAAATCGTCTGGCTCGActatacttactttttatttcgtatAGCAATGGTTCGATCGTACGTGACGACTTGCGTTTGATGTGTCAACGGGGCCTAATAGCTTCTACAAGAAGATTTTATGGCTAGATTTCCTTCGAAGAAATATGAGGGTGCAATGTCACAATGAAAGTTTGAGTAGTGCTGACTTTAGTTTAGTAGGATTGTAGGACTCGTTTGTATTGTGAACGTCTATTGCGTAAACAGAAACGAAAGAAAAGCTGTGTTTTTCTAACTACACATTAATATTTGTCTGGGGTACGTTTTACGGCGACTTTTATAACTTATAATGCAAAAAGAAGAATCTGTCTTATGAAAACCAGTTCACAATAGactagctagctacatattagtaatctgtgcaaTAGACTTCCACGTGTATTACATGTCACAAGCTGTTGTGAAACAAGTTCttatacctatctgttttgtgtttTTACCGTTAGCAGAATTGCTAAGAATCCAAAATAGTTACTAGGAAAATACGTTTAATAACTGACAATTTCAATTACCTGTCACTGTCAGTCAGTTCTcaatgtcagtctgtctgtcagtcatgTCAGTTTTTCAGTTTATCGTATCGTACGTACGATTGCGTTTGCAGATGTGTCGTCAATCTcgacattaattaataatccaaaatccaattaaataaaaacgatAATTATAAACATGGTTTAATCCTAAACATCATCTTATCTCACTGTTTAAAATATCAAACCGCTTAATTACTTAATAGCAAATACAGCGGCATTTCAAAATGGCTTACGTTGCCGTGCTTATGTACATTGCGGCTATGTGTCTTCATTTTGTGGAGCTTTTGAACAACGGACTGGCTCTAACACCTCCCATGGGATGGATGTCTTGGGGATACTACATGTGCGGCGTCGAATGCGAAACGGTTCCCGAAAAATGCCTCAAGTAAGTACCTGCCGGCGTTTTATTGTTTACAAACATATATTGGTTACGCGTTCGATTACAGTGATGGTAATACactggtaataaaataaatgttctgTAGTATATTACCTATACAGTCAAAAATGTTCTTATGAACAGTATGTTGCAGCATTGAGCTGTACTTAACcataatatgttttataaagaaaaaaaaaacatataataatGATTATGACTACGTAAATGCACTGgttatatagttttattttgcttaCGGTAATTTTAAAGTGTATGCACctaattttctttttctatcaaacttaaaaacattttgaatcAAGCCTATTGGATATTTGATTGCTCTGATAAGAATTTAAGAAGAAATTGAACTTTATTTTTGCGCTTATTAGGAATGTTTCAGATTGTGCATTATTCAGTTAATGCCCATTTAACTTGGTAATTAGTTAGTGTACAACACACAAGGCTTGCCAATGTGTTGAAATGAAAACATACTTTGTTTTAGTGAAATATTGTACTGTaatcattcattcataaatCAATTCACAGATGAACAATGATCTGTACCCATCAACTATAAActgttttgttataaataataataataatagtgataAACAGGAACACAGCAAAGTTTACAACACATTAAATATACTTATTCAGTGgtagtatggtctagtgcccaccccaggatgttgggccaccgattcaaaattctataatactgatatcttcacacaaaaatccaggccaggtcccccctgaaaaataaccctagatacgcctcTGGTGGTAGATAAGAAagaaaagaacaataaaaaatatttaagtctcAGTAGTGCTTGAATTTTAAAGCTGCTTGTGCATGAATTTCAAttctgaagtggcagtgggcggggcacatttcTCGCAGGACTGATAGCCGATGGGGCCAgcaggttctcgaatggcgtccacgGACCGGGACACGAGCtgttggtaggcctccaacaagatggagatggagattgcgggatcgcgatggatgcgaaaagcacaagaccagtctgagtggagagccttgggtgaggcctatatccagcagtggacttctttcggctgacatgatgatgatgatgatgagtgctTGAAAGAGTAAATGGGGTTGAGGATTTCAAATATACCCAGACTGGGTCTTCAGTCAAAAAGGTCATAAATGAAAAATGAGGTTAGGAAATGAAAAAGGCTTATCAtcaaaatttttaattgaaaatgtaTTCATGCTTTTGATGCCATAAACTTTGAACAttcatttgtatggaaacaataATCAATTATGATTCAAATATCTCGAAAAAGATATGTACTGGAGTAAAATTTGCTTAATTATCTACTTACTAAAATATTcctaattacttttaaaacatagtgtgtgtatttctggtgtacaataaagagtcactgtattgtattgtacacttTCCATTGTAGGGCACATCCCTCTCTTCTAGCCCTCCATTCTTggagggcttaggccatagttcccacatgGGCCCAGTAAGGATTggggacttcacacacactgTAATATAGTGACTTAAACTTGGCAtgtcaaacttaaaaaactTAACTTCGTGTTTGGGAAATTTTTAGagtacatttaataatatcTCAATTAATGTACAagagtaagaaaaaaatactaaaattacaGCATAATGTGttgttaaatacatattaaagtacagtaattaaaatttcagtACTAAAGTAATTACAGTTacacaaaactttaaattggttTGATGTAATGTTGTTGAAATTTGATAGCAGTAAGAttgttaacaattttttttattttttcaccagTGAACAGCTAATCTTGTCTGTGGCTGATAAATTCTACCGCGAAGGTTACCAGGAGGCAGGGTTTGAGTACATCATCATCGATGACTGCTGGTCAGAACGGTACCGGGGTAAAGATGGACGGCTCAAGCCTGACAGGAAGAGGTTCCCGAGAGGCATGAAGTTCCTTGCTGATTATGTGAGTTGATACTTAATATACACCATGAGTGAGAGACAATTACATGCATTGAGAGaccattgagtttcttgccggattcttctcaatggAGGTTTTTCTGTactggtagttttttttgacagtgCTTGTCATAGCTTAAATTgataaaagatattttgactttcacatgattttcttgatttccgttaaccgTTAAAGTAGGTACCATTTCGCCAAACCAAACCTTTGTTCAACTGAAATCAGTCTggtagtttcaccatgtctgtctatcgGTCGATCTATCCGAGGCTTTGCTCAGaaactatcagtgctagaaaactgtatGCCGACAAGatggtaaagaaaaaaaaatttttttaagtacatttaTTTGTAGATCCACGCCCGCGGCTTAAAATTCGGCATGTATACGAATGTCGGCAAAGACACGTGTATGCGCTATCCAGGGTCGCGAGGGCACTTCAGCACGGACGCGAAAGCCTTTGCGGAGTGGGGGGTGGACTACCTGAAGGTTGATGGCTGCTTCGTGGAGAACACATATCTTGACACAGGTGATATGACCAGGCGCACTTTGCCTAAGTTACGCGACTGAAGTTCCGCTGTTCAATTTATGATTACCTAGTATAGATGGTACCACCAGAactgaggtcacgcacacaagaccaggtaatgtaatgacagcgggattttaaca
It contains:
- the LOC141440374 gene encoding alpha-N-acetylgalactosaminidase-like; this translates as MAYVAVLMYIAAMCLHFVELLNNGLALTPPMGWMSWGYYMCGVECETVPEKCLNEQLILSVADKFYREGYQEAGFEYIIIDDCWSERYRGKDGRLKPDRKRFPRGMKFLADYIHARGLKFGMYTNVGKDTCMRYPGSRGHFSTDAKAFAEWGVDYLKVDGCFVENTYLDTAYIKLGHHLNKTGRPMVFSCSWPYYKKFIHHTNADLEQVAHYCNLWRNYHDVVTHWPAIVGIMSYFRDQNNVIRQFHKPGQWNDPDMRARAASKWLYTPCGLRLCSSAVI